In a genomic window of Drosophila takahashii strain IR98-3 E-12201 chromosome 3L, DtakHiC1v2, whole genome shotgun sequence:
- the Brd gene encoding uncharacterized protein Brd: protein MAYETLMNTTYSQACQKKTYTPAKAMKKIFKVACKIFKASSHQQLKNQTIPTELPLPMSDEEFQNSQNEKLEAELVQL, encoded by the coding sequence ATGGCCTACGAAACTCTGATGAACACCACCTACAGTCAGGCCTGCCAGAAGAAGACCTACACCCCCGCCAAGGCCATGAAGAAGATCTTCAAGGTGGCCTGCAAAATCTTCAAGGCTTCGAGTCACCAGCAGCTCAAGAACCAGACCATCCCGACGGAACTCCCACTGCCAATGTCCGATGAGGAGTTCCAGAACTCCCAGAACGAGAAACTGGAAGCCGAGCTTGTCCAACTGTGA
- the Ocho gene encoding enhancer of split malpha protein yields MSAISKQKNTNTMYKSKVSPSRRLKNLLKPLLGQFFNTKKEQPKRSSYIASEEKEAEFEWLNNDMDNMANEHLEHRLIEEIRQCAKEDAVIVYNENGSGELQTIDQEDYYVPVHFARTNAGTFFWTSLQPKASEPYAIEWNFLDRWAQA; encoded by the coding sequence ATGTCGGCCATCAGCAAGCAGAAGAACACCAACACCATGTACAAGTCGAAAGTGTCTCCCTCTCGTCGCCTGAAGAATCTGCTCAAGCCTCTACTGGGTCAGTTCTTCAACACCAAGAAGGAGCAGCCCAAGCGAAGCTCCTACATCGCCTCCGAGGAGAAGGAGGCCGAGTTCGAGTGGCTCAACAACGACATGGACAACATGGCCAACGAGCATCTGGAGCATCGTCTCATCGAGGAGATTCGCCAGTGCGCCAAGGAAGATGCGGTCATCGTTTACAATGAAAACGGTTCCGGGGAGCTGCAGACCATCGATCAGGAGGACTACTACGTTCCCGTCCACTTCGCACGCACCAATGCCGGCACTTTCTTCTGGACCTCACTGCAGCCCAAAGCCAGCGAGCCCTATGCCATCGAATGGAACTTCCTGGACCGCTGGGCTCAGGCTTGA